The proteins below come from a single candidate division KSB1 bacterium genomic window:
- the rplK gene encoding 50S ribosomal protein L11 produces MAKKVIGLIKLQLPAGSATPSPPVGPALGQHGVNIMEFCKAFNSKTQDKQGLIIPAVITVYADRSFSFITKTPPAAVLLKKAAGLEKGSGEPNKEKVGNVTLDQVKEIAELKMPDLNANDIDAAVLMIKGTARSMGIVVDE; encoded by the coding sequence TGATTAAGTTACAGCTACCGGCAGGAAGTGCTACTCCTTCACCCCCGGTAGGTCCGGCGTTGGGTCAGCATGGTGTAAACATAATGGAGTTTTGTAAAGCGTTTAATTCCAAGACACAAGATAAACAAGGATTAATCATCCCGGCGGTTATAACTGTATATGCTGATCGATCATTTTCTTTTATCACAAAAACACCGCCTGCAGCTGTACTTTTAAAGAAAGCAGCCGGTTTGGAAAAAGGATCGGGTGAGCCAAATAAAGAAAAAGTAGGTAATGTAACTTTAGATCAAGTTAAAGAGATCGCCGAATTGAAAATGCCGGATTTAAATGCGAATGATATTGATGCAGCGGTGTTGATGATAAAAGGTACTGCCCGCAGCATGGGTATAGTGGTAGATGAATAA